The following is a genomic window from Armatimonadota bacterium.
CGGCGAGCATCGCTTCGACGACCGCCAGCATCGCGTCCGGGCCGGTGCCGCAGTTGGCGCCGATCACCGTCGCGCCGTAATCGGTCAGCGCGCGCGCCGCGTCGGCGGGGGCGACGCCCATCATGGTACGCCCGCTGGGCTCGAAGGTCATCGTCGCCATCACGGGCAAGCCGGCGGCCACGGCGGTCTCCACCGCGAGCTTGATCTCCTCCAGCGCGTAGAACGTCTCCACCGTCGCGGCGTCGGCGCCGGCCTCGGCAGCCGCCGCGGCCTGCTCGCGAAAGGCCTCCGCCGCCTGCTCCGGGTCGAGGTTGCCGAGCGGCGCGAGGACTTCGCCCGTCGGGCCCATCGAAACCGAGACGATGACGCGGTCGCCGGCCGCCGCGCGCGCGAGGCGCACCGCCGCCTGATTGAACTCGACGACGCGCTCCTCCAGGCCCCATTTCCTGAGCTGAACGCGGTTGCCGCCGAAGAACGTATTGGTTTCGATAATGTCGGAGCCGGCTTCGATGTAGGCGCGATGCACCGCAGCCACCTGGTCCGGCTGCTCGACGTTCCACAACTCGCGGCACGCGCCCGCCGGGAGGCCTGCTGCTTCCAGCATGGTGCCCATCGCGCCGTCGCCGATGAGCAGGCCTTGGTTCAGCCGCGCCAGGAATCGCTCGGTCTTGCTCTGCTCGGTCAACTCACTCTCGCTCGCTTCCGTCATACGCTGCGTCTCGCCGCGAGTCACGTGACCCGTCGGCGCTTCTTGGTTTCCTCGTTCGCTTTGGGGGTGGACGTGCCCCGGCGCGGCGGACGCAAGTCTCGCACGCGCATGCGTTTCATCTCGCCGCCGGTCATGAAGACGCCTTCAGCCGTCTCCTCGTCCTCCTCGGGAGCGGCGGTTGCCCGCCGCCGGCGCGGGCGCCCTTCCGACAGGCGGTCCAACTCGTAGCGCAG
Proteins encoded in this region:
- a CDS encoding homocysteine S-methyltransferase family protein — protein: MTEASESELTEQSKTERFLARLNQGLLIGDGAMGTMLEAAGLPAGACRELWNVEQPDQVAAVHRAYIEAGSDIIETNTFFGGNRVQLRKWGLEERVVEFNQAAVRLARAAAGDRVIVSVSMGPTGEVLAPLGNLDPEQAAEAFREQAAAAAEAGADAATVETFYALEEIKLAVETAVAAGLPVMATMTFEPSGRTMMGVAPADAARALTDYGATVIGANCGTGPDAMLAVVEAMLAATDRPVMVQPNAGMSRLVGGKTVFPETPESMAEYAERFAEMGVKIIGGCCGTGVRIIGGCCGSTPDHIRAIAQRLKSRESSPVQGEN